One Maribacter cobaltidurans genomic window carries:
- a CDS encoding DUF3347 domain-containing protein, which translates to MKTVKRTIGTMALAAIVMVTVSCKDGNKNEPAKPMSNEMHQETMDDKTDMAMDNSQDAKAEAILKGYFNLKDALVNDDNSKAKELGNTLAQSLKSFDASSYSDSQQNELKDIIEDATEHAEHIGESDIKHQREHFKTLSKDMTDMVAITGTSMTIYEQYCPMYDNNKGGAWLSMNDEIRNPYFGDKMLTCGKVQREIN; encoded by the coding sequence ATGAAAACAGTAAAGAGAACAATAGGTACAATGGCACTTGCTGCCATAGTGATGGTAACAGTTTCCTGCAAGGACGGAAATAAGAACGAACCCGCCAAGCCAATGAGCAATGAAATGCATCAGGAAACGATGGATGACAAAACAGATATGGCTATGGACAACAGTCAAGATGCTAAGGCCGAGGCCATTTTAAAGGGTTATTTCAACCTAAAAGATGCTTTGGTTAACGATGACAATTCCAAAGCAAAGGAACTGGGTAACACCTTGGCGCAATCGCTCAAATCATTTGATGCATCGAGCTATTCGGACAGCCAGCAGAACGAACTAAAGGACATCATCGAGGATGCCACCGAACACGCCGAGCACATCGGCGAGAGCGATATCAAACATCAACGCGAGCATTTTAAAACGCTTAGCAAGGATATGACCGATATGGTGGCGATAACGGGAACTTCAATGACCATTTATGAGCAGTACTGCCCTATGTACGATAACAATAAAGGCGGTGCTTGGCTTAGTATGAACGACGAAATCAGAAATCCCTATTTCGGTGATAAAATGCTTACCTGTGGTAAGGTACAACGTGAAATAAACTAA
- a CDS encoding heavy metal translocating P-type ATPase translates to MKHTYHIHGMTCNSCRNHVEKALSNVEGVTNVSVDLEKAEAVIEMESHIPIETFQEALKQEGGSYSIHKPGEHHHENDSVSAKKEKSKGQGTGTFYCPMHCEGDKTYDKPGDCLVCGMDLVEEKNLNTTSSEQWTCPMHPEIVKDEPGSCPICGMDLVPMRPNLSAEEKTYRKLLKKFWIAVVFTLPIFLIAMSEMLSNNPLYDFLELKYWNWIQFGLSIPVVFYATWMFFERAYRSIKTWNLNMFTLIGIGAGVAWLFSVFGMLVPDFFPDQFKTEAGTVHVYFEAATVILTLVLLGQLLEARAHSKTNSAVKELLKLAPNKAVKVVDGEEQEVAIDDIELGDILRVKPGDKIPVDGAITEGETSIDESMITGEPIPVNKSVDDKVSSGTINGNQSFLMKAEKVGSDTLLSQIIQMVNDASRSRAPIQKLADTVSGYFVPIVVIIAVITFGIWAIWGPQPSYVYALVNAIAVLIIACPCALGLATPMSVMVGVGKGAQNGVLIKNAEALEKMDKVDTLIVDKTGTITEGKPTVEKVGSFDKGFSESEVLQYIVSLNSQSEHPLAEATVKYGKEQNAEFLKAEGFNAVTGKGVDGKVNGKDVALGNAKMMEQANANLSDAMENEAQTYQKQGKTVSYLAIDGKTVGYVVIGDKIKETSAKAIKELQEKGINVIMLTGDNHDTAQAVASELNLADFQAGMLPENKLQEVEKLQKNGKVVAMAGDGINDAPALAKSDVGIAMGTGTDVAIESAAITLVKGDLHGIVKARNLSDVVMRNIKQNLFFAMIYNTLGIPIAAGFLYPFFGILLSPMIAALAMSFSSVSVIANSLRLKGSNID, encoded by the coding sequence ATGAAACATACCTATCACATACACGGAATGACCTGCAACAGCTGCAGAAACCACGTCGAGAAAGCACTTTCCAATGTGGAAGGGGTAACGAATGTATCTGTCGATTTGGAAAAAGCCGAAGCGGTCATTGAAATGGAATCGCATATTCCTATCGAAACATTCCAGGAAGCACTAAAGCAAGAAGGCGGTTCGTACAGCATCCACAAACCGGGCGAGCATCATCACGAGAATGATTCTGTTTCTGCGAAAAAAGAAAAATCAAAAGGCCAAGGAACAGGAACCTTCTATTGCCCAATGCATTGTGAGGGCGATAAAACCTATGACAAACCGGGCGACTGCCTTGTCTGCGGAATGGATTTGGTGGAAGAGAAAAACTTGAACACTACCAGTTCCGAACAATGGACCTGCCCAATGCATCCCGAAATCGTAAAGGACGAACCGGGAAGCTGTCCTATCTGTGGTATGGATCTGGTTCCTATGAGACCCAACCTTTCCGCAGAAGAAAAAACGTATCGAAAACTGCTCAAAAAGTTTTGGATAGCTGTCGTCTTTACACTGCCAATCTTCCTGATAGCAATGTCGGAAATGCTGAGCAACAATCCATTGTACGACTTTTTGGAATTGAAATATTGGAACTGGATTCAATTCGGACTTTCAATCCCGGTAGTATTTTATGCGACGTGGATGTTCTTTGAACGTGCCTACCGAAGTATTAAAACGTGGAACCTCAATATGTTCACACTAATCGGTATAGGTGCGGGCGTGGCTTGGTTGTTCAGCGTATTTGGGATGCTCGTACCAGACTTTTTTCCGGACCAGTTCAAGACCGAAGCGGGCACGGTACATGTTTATTTTGAGGCGGCCACGGTCATTTTGACCTTAGTGTTGCTGGGTCAACTCTTGGAAGCCCGAGCGCACAGCAAGACCAATTCCGCAGTCAAGGAACTTTTGAAACTGGCACCCAACAAAGCGGTCAAGGTTGTTGATGGTGAGGAACAGGAAGTTGCTATCGATGACATTGAATTAGGTGATATACTTCGTGTCAAACCGGGCGATAAGATTCCCGTTGACGGTGCTATCACCGAGGGCGAAACATCCATAGATGAATCGATGATAACGGGCGAGCCTATTCCTGTGAACAAATCCGTCGATGACAAAGTAAGCAGTGGAACGATAAACGGCAATCAGTCTTTTCTGATGAAAGCGGAAAAGGTGGGTTCTGACACCTTGCTGTCCCAGATTATCCAGATGGTCAACGATGCAAGTCGCAGTCGCGCCCCTATCCAGAAATTGGCAGATACGGTTTCTGGCTACTTTGTGCCGATAGTTGTCATCATTGCAGTCATAACTTTTGGGATATGGGCGATATGGGGCCCTCAACCCTCCTATGTCTATGCACTGGTCAATGCCATTGCCGTATTGATTATTGCCTGTCCCTGCGCTTTGGGCTTGGCAACGCCAATGTCCGTGATGGTCGGTGTCGGTAAGGGTGCTCAAAATGGGGTACTCATTAAAAATGCTGAAGCCTTGGAAAAGATGGATAAGGTAGATACCCTCATTGTGGACAAAACGGGAACGATTACCGAGGGAAAACCTACGGTAGAAAAAGTGGGTTCATTTGATAAGGGTTTTAGCGAAAGCGAAGTACTTCAATATATCGTTTCGCTCAACAGTCAAAGTGAACATCCTTTGGCGGAAGCCACCGTAAAATATGGAAAAGAACAAAACGCGGAATTCCTAAAAGCTGAAGGGTTCAATGCCGTTACCGGAAAAGGTGTTGATGGCAAGGTCAACGGTAAAGATGTTGCTCTTGGCAATGCCAAAATGATGGAACAAGCGAATGCAAACCTTTCCGATGCGATGGAGAATGAAGCACAAACCTATCAAAAACAGGGTAAAACGGTTTCCTATCTCGCTATAGACGGTAAAACCGTGGGCTATGTTGTAATCGGTGATAAAATCAAGGAAACCAGTGCCAAGGCCATCAAGGAATTACAGGAAAAGGGAATTAACGTGATAATGCTTACGGGCGACAACCACGATACGGCACAGGCTGTGGCGAGCGAACTCAATCTTGCCGACTTTCAGGCAGGAATGCTACCTGAAAACAAACTGCAAGAAGTGGAAAAACTTCAGAAAAACGGAAAAGTGGTCGCAATGGCTGGTGATGGAATTAACGATGCCCCTGCCTTGGCCAAAAGCGATGTGGGTATCGCTATGGGAACTGGCACCGATGTGGCTATAGAAAGTGCGGCGATAACCTTGGTCAAGGGCGACCTGCACGGTATTGTAAAGGCACGGAATCTTAGTGATGTGGTAATGCGGAACATTAAGCAAAACCTATTCTTTGCAATGATTTACAACACCTTGGGAATACCCATTGCTGCGGGATTTCTATATCCATTTTTTGGGATTCTGCTATCCCCGATGATAGCGGCCTTGGCGATGAGTTTCAGTTCGGTTTCGGTCATTGCCAATTCGCTAAGGCTCAAAGGTTCAAACATCGACTAA
- a CDS encoding TolC family protein, with translation MKNIKIIIGLLLVSAEVYAERTRSAKALLNALLILSIGLISIGGQAQQLQSYIQEAERNNPEIQAYELRYNIAEKKVNEVNTLPNTTVSAGYFVSEPETRTGAQRARFSISQMLPWFGTITARENYAGSMAETEFVEIAIAKRKLALSVAQSYYQLYSIRAKQDVLDENVQLLQTYQRLALTSVEVGKASAVDVLRLQIRQNELQQQKEVLQEDYLAEQASFNNLLNRKESIAVAVVPEITIPTEDPMYSEEGLALNPELLKYDRLYESIEQSELLNQKESAPNIGFGLDYVPVSERPDMTFSDNGKDIVMPMVSLSIPIFNNRYSSISKQNELKQLEIESQKNDRLNTLETAFAKATSQRNQARIKFNTQQKNLNQAKDAEEILIKNYETGTIDFNDVLDIQELQLKFQVNQIESVQLYYVQSAIINYLIN, from the coding sequence ATGAAAAATATAAAAATCATAATTGGATTGTTGCTTGTTTCCGCTGAAGTTTATGCTGAGCGAACACGAAGTGCGAAAGCCCTCCTGAACGCATTGCTAATATTGAGCATTGGACTGATTTCAATCGGCGGGCAGGCGCAACAATTACAATCCTACATTCAAGAAGCCGAAAGAAACAATCCTGAGATTCAAGCCTACGAGCTGCGGTACAATATTGCCGAGAAAAAGGTCAATGAGGTCAATACACTACCCAATACTACAGTAAGTGCGGGCTATTTTGTAAGCGAACCCGAAACAAGAACGGGTGCGCAACGGGCAAGGTTCTCTATTTCGCAGATGTTGCCGTGGTTCGGCACTATAACCGCTCGGGAAAACTATGCGGGTTCGATGGCGGAAACCGAGTTTGTGGAAATTGCCATTGCCAAAAGAAAACTGGCACTCTCGGTCGCCCAATCCTATTACCAACTGTATTCCATCAGGGCAAAGCAGGATGTGCTCGATGAGAATGTCCAACTGCTACAAACCTACCAACGGCTGGCACTGACCTCGGTTGAAGTTGGGAAAGCCTCTGCGGTGGATGTGTTGCGATTACAGATTCGACAGAACGAACTGCAACAGCAAAAAGAAGTTTTGCAGGAAGACTATTTGGCGGAACAGGCGAGCTTCAACAATCTCTTGAATCGCAAAGAAAGTATTGCCGTGGCAGTCGTCCCAGAAATCACCATTCCGACGGAAGACCCGATGTATAGCGAAGAAGGCTTGGCACTCAATCCCGAACTGCTCAAATACGACAGGCTTTACGAATCCATCGAGCAATCGGAATTGCTCAACCAAAAGGAAAGCGCACCGAACATCGGTTTTGGATTAGACTATGTACCTGTTTCCGAGCGGCCAGATATGACCTTCAGTGATAATGGTAAAGATATCGTGATGCCAATGGTATCGCTGTCCATACCCATTTTCAACAACCGTTATTCCTCGATTTCCAAACAGAACGAACTGAAACAACTGGAAATCGAATCCCAGAAAAACGACCGATTGAATACGTTGGAAACCGCTTTCGCGAAAGCAACATCGCAACGCAATCAAGCACGAATAAAATTCAATACACAGCAAAAGAATCTTAATCAGGCAAAGGATGCCGAGGAAATCCTGATAAAGAACTATGAAACAGGCACCATCGATTTTAACGATGTGCTGGACATTCAGGAACTGCAGTTAAAATTTCAAGTGAACCAAATCGAATCAGTGCAATTGTATTATGTGCAATCGGCAATTATCAACTATTTAATCAATTGA
- a CDS encoding multicopper oxidase domain-containing protein, with translation MKLLRIITLLLFSSTVFAQVGTNGQDRKEEGRPVKEYSLVLENNKITLGGVTANGMTINGSIPGPVLEFTEGDLAIINVTNKMDVETSVHWHGLILPNFYDGVPYLTTPPIEPGTTFQYRIPINQSGTYWYHSHTMLQEQKGVYGSIMIQPKEKTLEYDKDLVVVLSDWTNEKPMNVLRNLKRGNEWYQVKKGTAVPLGRVIKEGAFGAQLKFWRDRMEGADIADIYYPAFLTNGKILAEYPEFEAGEKVRLRFINASASTYYWMDFGGGNPMVVSGDGIDVEPVSKTRFLFGIAETYDVIVTVPEGTLEVTATAQDGSGSTSLRLGQGTLYPAKRIDRPDKVAMMKQMAKMDMKMGAPAMAGNKKKNTPEYLMQKYGMKMDMKDGKMNMGMHDKMSVNNGQMDKMKMDDQKPMDMNENHMQMEMDKKMDGMEGMNPPAGPAGKDSMPMNQKNASNKMKGHMGHNMSMMKKDTSSFDYDTRKTYFNYDFLKATENTTYNADLPVNDILLNLTGNMQRYVWSLNGVPLSETDKIKIKGGKVTRITLNNLTMMHHPMHLHGHYFRVINENGERSPLKHTVNVPPMQKVVIEFYNEEYGDWFFHCHILYHMMGGMARIFSYDTPRDERMQDFPVKKLIDETDHYYSWGMARLGSNFNELFLMSSNIRNEFGLRAEFDYDKNFEAEVNYNRYLNDWVRLYVGVNTETSTPDSYNTFNTVGLVGLKYFTPYRFNVDVSMDHQLRPRIRLDREFLIFPRIFLEGEYEYRADFGWVNDIGDSSYQSETQWLVGASYILSRNFSIQANYNNRYGWGGGLLARF, from the coding sequence ATGAAATTACTAAGAATTATCACATTACTCCTGTTTTCTTCTACGGTATTCGCCCAAGTGGGAACTAACGGACAGGATAGAAAGGAAGAGGGGCGACCTGTTAAGGAATACAGTCTTGTTTTGGAAAATAATAAAATAACGCTTGGAGGAGTAACGGCAAACGGGATGACCATCAATGGTAGTATTCCCGGCCCAGTCTTGGAATTTACCGAAGGCGACTTGGCCATCATCAACGTAACCAATAAAATGGATGTTGAAACATCGGTACACTGGCACGGATTGATACTCCCCAATTTTTATGATGGGGTTCCCTATTTGACCACACCCCCAATAGAACCTGGAACCACTTTTCAATATAGAATACCCATTAACCAATCGGGTACCTACTGGTACCATTCGCATACGATGCTCCAAGAACAAAAGGGTGTTTATGGCTCCATTATGATTCAGCCCAAGGAAAAAACATTGGAATATGATAAGGATTTGGTCGTGGTACTCTCTGACTGGACCAACGAAAAACCAATGAACGTACTGCGAAACCTTAAGCGCGGGAATGAGTGGTATCAAGTAAAAAAAGGTACGGCGGTTCCTTTGGGGAGGGTCATCAAAGAGGGTGCATTTGGTGCTCAACTCAAGTTTTGGAGAGACCGTATGGAAGGTGCGGATATAGCCGATATCTATTATCCGGCATTTCTGACCAATGGGAAAATTTTGGCGGAATATCCAGAATTCGAGGCGGGCGAAAAAGTGCGGCTTCGTTTTATTAATGCCTCCGCTTCCACCTATTATTGGATGGATTTCGGTGGCGGCAACCCTATGGTGGTCTCCGGTGATGGTATCGATGTGGAACCGGTTTCCAAAACTCGTTTCCTTTTTGGTATTGCCGAGACCTATGATGTTATCGTTACCGTTCCCGAGGGTACCTTGGAGGTGACGGCCACGGCACAGGATGGCTCTGGAAGCACTTCGTTGCGCTTGGGCCAAGGAACCCTGTATCCGGCAAAAAGAATTGACAGGCCCGATAAGGTGGCAATGATGAAACAGATGGCCAAAATGGATATGAAAATGGGCGCACCTGCAATGGCCGGTAACAAAAAGAAGAACACTCCGGAATATCTGATGCAAAAGTACGGAATGAAGATGGATATGAAAGACGGCAAGATGAATATGGGAATGCACGATAAGATGTCAGTGAATAATGGCCAAATGGATAAAATGAAAATGGATGACCAAAAACCTATGGATATGAATGAAAATCATATGCAAATGGAGATGGACAAAAAGATGGACGGTATGGAGGGAATGAACCCGCCTGCCGGACCGGCAGGAAAGGATTCAATGCCTATGAACCAAAAGAACGCATCCAATAAAATGAAGGGTCATATGGGTCACAATATGTCTATGATGAAGAAAGACACTTCATCTTTTGATTATGATACCCGAAAAACCTACTTCAACTATGATTTCTTAAAGGCAACCGAAAATACGACCTACAATGCTGATTTGCCCGTGAACGATATTCTATTGAACCTGACCGGGAATATGCAACGGTATGTATGGAGTTTGAACGGTGTGCCGCTTTCAGAAACGGATAAAATTAAAATCAAAGGAGGTAAAGTAACCCGCATTACGCTCAACAACCTTACAATGATGCACCACCCGATGCACCTACACGGGCATTATTTTAGGGTAATCAACGAAAATGGCGAACGTTCCCCATTAAAGCATACCGTCAATGTGCCACCGATGCAGAAAGTGGTCATCGAGTTTTACAACGAGGAGTATGGCGATTGGTTCTTTCACTGCCACATCCTGTACCACATGATGGGTGGTATGGCACGCATTTTCAGTTATGATACCCCAAGGGATGAAAGGATGCAGGATTTTCCTGTTAAAAAACTGATTGACGAAACAGACCATTATTATTCGTGGGGGATGGCGCGCTTGGGCTCAAACTTCAATGAACTCTTTTTAATGTCAAGCAATATCCGCAACGAGTTCGGACTACGGGCTGAATTTGACTATGACAAAAACTTTGAAGCCGAAGTAAACTATAACAGATACCTTAATGATTGGGTGCGCCTCTATGTAGGGGTAAATACCGAAACCTCCACACCCGATTCTTATAACACCTTTAATACGGTAGGTTTGGTGGGTTTAAAATACTTTACTCCGTACCGCTTCAATGTAGATGTGAGTATGGACCACCAACTAAGGCCAAGAATTCGTCTGGACCGGGAATTCTTGATTTTTCCGAGAATTTTTCTGGAAGGTGAATACGAATACCGGGCCGACTTTGGTTGGGTGAACGATATTGGGGATTCATCTTATCAAAGCGAAACCCAGTGGTTGGTGGGAGCCTCTTATATCCTATCCCGAAATTTTTCAATACAAGCAAATTACAATAACCGATATGGCTGGGGTGGCGGCCTTTTAGCCCGATTTTAA
- a CDS encoding helix-turn-helix domain-containing protein, producing the protein MVKDFYIKNMVCERCIKVLKDELNAHNIDLLQVELGRLRLDIEDHDVDKLENLLKENGFALITSTEDKLTEKVKIELIKLLNMMPLEINGKLSDFLADKLQRDYSKISKVFSITEGITIEKYFIKLKIEKVKELIQTPEYNFTEISQMLDYSNVNHLSKQFKSETGMSLSDYKDGQKNFRNPLDKIV; encoded by the coding sequence ATGGTCAAGGATTTCTATATAAAAAATATGGTTTGTGAACGATGCATCAAGGTGTTGAAGGATGAATTGAATGCACATAACATTGACTTGCTCCAGGTAGAATTAGGCCGTTTGCGATTGGATATTGAAGACCATGATGTAGATAAACTCGAAAATTTATTGAAAGAAAACGGTTTTGCACTCATCACTTCGACCGAGGATAAATTGACGGAGAAAGTAAAAATTGAATTGATAAAGTTACTGAATATGATGCCACTTGAGATTAACGGTAAGCTATCAGATTTTCTTGCGGATAAATTACAAAGGGACTATTCGAAAATCAGCAAGGTGTTTTCCATTACAGAGGGCATCACTATTGAAAAATATTTTATCAAACTGAAGATAGAAAAGGTCAAGGAACTTATCCAGACACCCGAATACAATTTTACGGAAATAAGCCAGATGCTCGATTACAGCAACGTCAATCATTTAAGCAAACAATTTAAAAGCGAGACTGGAATGAGCCTTAGCGACTACAAGGATGGCCAGAAAAATTTTAGAAATCCTTTGGACAAAATTGTATAG
- a CDS encoding heme-binding domain-containing protein: MKIVKIIAWVALIVFVVIQFFPVDYNQNEMVPQTDFMLVNNVPATIEKSLRVSCYDCHSNNTDYPWYSKVQPAAWYLEDHIKEGKAELNFNEWDNLSERRKTSKLRSIISQLEDGEMPLDSYTLVHRDALLSEVNKEAIIDYVNTLKDSLE, translated from the coding sequence GTGAAAATAGTAAAAATCATAGCGTGGGTAGCTTTGATTGTCTTTGTGGTCATCCAATTTTTTCCTGTGGACTATAACCAGAATGAAATGGTGCCGCAAACCGATTTTATGCTCGTGAACAATGTACCCGCAACGATCGAAAAATCGTTACGGGTTTCCTGCTATGATTGCCATAGCAATAATACCGATTATCCTTGGTACAGTAAGGTACAACCAGCAGCTTGGTATTTAGAGGACCATATTAAAGAAGGTAAAGCAGAATTGAATTTTAACGAATGGGATAACCTTTCAGAAAGAAGAAAAACCAGCAAGTTGCGGTCGATCATAAGCCAGCTTGAGGATGGGGAAATGCCTTTGGATAGTTATACGCTAGTTCATAGGGATGCCCTTCTTTCGGAAGTAAATAAGGAAGCAATCATTGACTATGTAAATACACTTAAAGATAGCTTGGAATAA
- a CDS encoding PepSY domain-containing protein, whose translation MVKRKTAIKIRKAHRYLGIFLGIQFLMWTISGMYFSWTDIDEIHGDQFRQDPIVASAFKDLISPSEVNLEEAIVSVELREIDGEPFYWINGKQLFDARTGAEKKAISETEALKIAERNMLPELEVKGIELIEQVDNHSEYRGRPLPAYVISYETPENIKAYVSEKDGAFQTLRHRDWRWFDFLWMTHTMDYEGRDDFNTIVLRAFSLLGLITVLSGLLLWYISSPTIRKIKKRNK comes from the coding sequence ATGGTAAAAAGAAAAACAGCGATAAAAATTAGAAAGGCACACCGCTATCTGGGCATCTTCTTGGGCATCCAGTTTTTGATGTGGACGATAAGCGGTATGTATTTCAGTTGGACCGATATTGACGAAATACACGGCGACCAGTTTCGACAGGACCCGATTGTGGCATCCGCCTTTAAGGATTTGATAAGTCCTTCCGAGGTGAATCTTGAAGAAGCCATTGTATCCGTAGAACTTCGGGAAATCGATGGTGAACCTTTCTACTGGATAAATGGTAAACAACTTTTTGATGCCCGAACAGGTGCCGAAAAAAAAGCAATTTCAGAAACCGAAGCGCTTAAAATCGCTGAACGGAATATGTTGCCTGAACTTGAAGTGAAAGGAATCGAGCTCATCGAACAAGTGGATAACCATAGCGAATATCGCGGTAGACCGCTTCCAGCGTATGTTATAAGTTATGAAACACCCGAAAATATAAAGGCCTATGTTTCAGAAAAAGATGGTGCGTTCCAAACGCTACGTCATCGGGATTGGCGTTGGTTCGACTTTCTATGGATGACCCATACGATGGATTATGAAGGTCGAGATGATTTTAACACAATCGTACTACGTGCCTTTTCCCTACTGGGATTGATAACCGTATTGAGCGGATTATTGTTATGGTACATCAGTTCACCCACAATCAGAAAAATAAAAAAGAGAAACAAATAA